The genomic interval gcaatgctaccaaatactaattgagtgtatgtgaagttctgacccactgggaatgtgatgaaataaaagctgaaataattctctattattctgacatttcacattcttaaaataaagtggtgatcctaactgacctaagacagggaatttttactaggattaaatgtcaggaattctgAACGTGTCACTACTACTTCCTGTTTAAGTTTTTGCTCGTAAGGAAGCAGGAGATTTAAGGACTataggtgtgtctacagatacaccaacAGCTGTGGGATGTAGAGGTGCCAAGGGTGCTGCTCCACCCCCTGAAAAATGGGAATAGTTAAATCGTTACGGAACAGAGCGCAGACCAAGCCCTAACCGTTTGAACCCGAATTGGCCATCATCACAGTTCTGGTTAGAGCAGGCAATAGAGGAATTAAAATTCTATGTACACTAATCTTCCAACATTACCATGGGTTATAGAACTGAATGTGGCAATTCTCAAATGAATCAAACCACTATTttttgattaaatatatattgtTCGTAAAACACTCTCCAAACCAGTTATAATTCATACATACTTTACTAACCACCAAATATGTCTAAATAGACAAGATGGGAGTATTTTCTTTACATCTATCAAATTGGTGTTGAAACAGAGatgaatatgcatatatttagatgTATTTCTTTAATTGATCCCTATTTTCTGAACTCGTTCTCTCAATGTATTTTAGTCTGTCAACAAAATGTGCATTagtaagataaatgtactgaaaagcCTATTGAAAACAGCCAAGAGAAAATCTGTTCGGTAAGCAAGTGGGAGAGTTTCCAGCGGTTGAATTACATGTATTCAGCGTGCGTAATGCAAAGGCCTTCAGAAGGTAAAGCCAGAATACTACTGAGAAGTGTAATTGCCTAAATCGGAAACGGGCCCTTGGTAAATAGTATGCTCTGCGGTTTAATACGCTTTACGTATTCAAACTGAGACGAGCAAAAACGTGAGACTTCCTTCACATTAGACAACACACCACTACACCTACAGATGTCGATGCCTTGCAGTGGCGGCAGATGACACCGTTTAAGCTTAAAAGGATCTACATTTATTTACtgtttaatttaactaggcaagtcagttaagaacaaattcttatttacaatgacggcctaccccggaaaaaccctcccctaacccggacgacgctggcccAATTGTCCGCCGCGCTATGGGAGTcctggtcacggccggttgtgatacagccagtgATAGTGgcgtctgtagtggcgcctctagcactgagatgcagtgccttagaccaccatGCCACTCGGGATCCATGTCTTCAGTACATTCAGGGTGATGACACGCTTCTACAAATGCAATTTATTATCAAAACATGATCCCAGAATTCTAGTCACAGACCAAAACAGGAAATCATGAAGGTGATCAGAAAGTCATTGGTCCAGAAGGAAATAATATTACATCATATTTCTGTGTCGAGAAGATAGACTAACCTGAAATCAGATTatcaaaaaaatatgtttttaaataataaCTTTCGAAACATTAATACAGTTAAACGTCAAAAAGCCTGTTACAAAAACACACAAGCTGTGTTCCAAGATGTAAAAGTAGAAAGTAGTTTGGAATGCAGGTATAGTCTACGTTCACAACACTTATACATTAACAGATACAAATTGTAACATCGATAGCATTCAAATTGGGCCATTTAGATCCTATTAGGATTCTTCTTTTAGCCAACAACAGGATGACAAACATTTACAACTATTTACACATCCAGACAGGCTGTGTCCCCCGCCCCAAAAAAATCACacccctatgggccctattcaaaagtagtgaactacatagggAAAGGGCGAATTTAGAACACAGACAGAAGCTAGTCTTTTTTACCCAGGAAACAGATTTAAAACTGCTGCAGAATCAACTTCTTCTTCATGTCGTGAGAGAACTTGTTGGATCGGAACGCGTCGCTGTCATAGAACGCTGACAGGTTCTGGATGCTGATCTGTCTGGCCTGgggaaggagagaacagaacaattCAGAAACTATAGCAGTGTTGACAACTAAATGTAACAAGATATTTCCCCCCCCGAGGGGAAGAATAAAAATAGATACAGAGATGAATCAAGTTGATATTATTGAGATTAGGCCAACGGTTAGCATCTCGCTAGACAACAGACGAGGGAGAGGAGACGAAACCATCAGACTATTGAGACGGCACCATGATTAGCAGCTTGGTATAGTACATTACCGAGAAAGACATTTTACACCATTCGTTAAGACAACACCGTGACTAGCAGCTCATTACCTTGTCCACCAGGTCTTTCTCTGGGATCTCGATGGTGTCCTGCTGTGCTCCGTACCGGTTCCTCTGATACGCCACCTGCTCTGACACCAGCTGCTTCAGGATGAACAGCAGCAACTCATTGTTGTCTCGTCTGAATGCCAGGTAACGGGCAAACGtctagagagaagagggagaggttgGTTTCAGAATAAACAGCAGCCAGTTGTCCTGTCTGAAAACCAGTTAACGAGGGAGGAAGAAGACTGGGTTGGTTTCAGGATGTCACTAGAGGAAGCCGCCTAGCAAGCCCCCTCCTaggactggtttcccagacaccaATTCATATCCATTGAAAGTGAACTTTGCTCGAGGACCCGGGCCCCTAAGGTTCGAGGACCCGGGCCCCTAAGGTTCGAGGACCCGGGCCCCTAAGGCTCGAGGACCCGGGCCCCTAAGGTTCGAGGACCCGGGCCCCTAAGGCTCGAGGACCCGGGCCCCTAAGGCTCGAGGAACCGGGCCCCTAAGGTTCGAGGACCCGGGCCCCTAAGGTTCGAGGACCCGGGGACCCAGGCCCCTAAGGTCGAGGAGTCCGTTCCTGTGCTTACCTTCCTCATGCTCCTCATGACGCTGAACTTCTGAGTGTCGATGAAGCTCTCCAGCATGACTCTGATGGCCATGTTGACGTCATCCTCCACGACGTAGTCTCGGAGGTGCATCCTGGCGTGGGCCTCCGCCATGCGGATCATAGACTCGATGTGGCGCACCGTGATGGGGATACTGCCCGTCGCCTAGAGAGTAATACATAGATCTATTACTAATAATAAACCATGTGGAGACACTGGATGTGACGGGGAGCCTGCCTGTCTCCTACTCAGTAATAATATGGATGTAAATACACAAGACGtcacactaacagggatgtgatcAGAACAAAATAAAATCAGCCGCCTAGAGAAGATATTCCGCTGTGACTCACTATTTATTACTACAGCAGGATGCTGCCAGTCCCCTTACAGCAGACAGGGACAAGACAAAGCTATTGATTCCAGGGTTAAGATCCATTCttaaaattcatttttttttttaaagtcaagaCATCTCCAATTTGCATTACAGCTGTTCAGGTTTGAGTGAGTCTCATTAATCCTGTCTCTAGGCTCTGGGATTTAAACTCACCTGTTCAGGTTTGAGTGAGTCTCATTAATCCTGTCTCTAGGCTCTGGGATTTAAACTCACCTGTTCAGGCCTGAGTGAGTCTCATTAATCCTGTCTCTAGGCTCTGGgatttaacctgtttgggctgcaaggggcagtattgagtagccagataaaaggtgcccatttcaaacggcctcgtactcaaatcttgctcgtacaatatgcatattattattactattggatagaaaacactctagtttctaaaaccgttttaattatttctctgagtgaaacagaagtcattttgcagcacacttcctgaccaggaagtggaaagtctgaaaccGAGGCTCTCTTCTACTTCCTGCCTATAAATGGTCATGagatctattagtatacatgcacgtcatacaccttcccctggatgtcaagaggctgtgagagaagaaatgaggtgattatcttggtctgagatggAACACATcatcttggaatgacgtgtcccccattttcggTACTCTGAAGAGCGCGACGTGGACACTGGGATTGCCTTCTCTTTAGCTGCCGtaataggcgactactatctccggctttgattttatttgatacatgtcaccatatcgtcgtaaagtatgttttttcaatatagtttcatcagattattgaaaaattttcgggagttttgccgtgttccgttctcttccGTTTGTTGACATGGAGagattcgcgccacttggctagtgtgcaTGCTAATTGAAGAGGGAAAGTTgccgttctaaatccaaacaacgactgttctggacaaaggacatcttgtccaacattctgatggaagatcagcaaaagtaagaaacattttatgatgctatttcatatatctgtcgtgcatgtgaactaGTCGTCGGCGCccaagtgtttctggctattgtggctacgctaatataatgctacattttgttttcgctgtaaaacacttaataaatcggaaatattgtctggaatcacaagatgcctgtcttttaattgctgtacactatgtatttttcagaaatgttttatgatgagtaattaggtatttgacgttggtgtctaaatattatggctgcttcggtgcaatttctgattgtagctgcaatgtaaactatgattcatacctgaaatatgctaattcttcgaacaaaacatatgctatacaataaatatgttatcagactgtcatctgatgaagttgtttcttggttagtggctatttatatctttatttggtcgaatttgtgatagctactgatggagtaaaaaactggtggagtaaaaaaagtggtgtcttttgctaacgtggttagctaatagatttacatattgtgtcttccctgtaaaacattttaaaaatcggacatgttggctggattcacaagatgtgtacctttcatatgctgtattggacttgttaatgtgtgaaagttaaatatttaaaaaaatatatcttttgaatttcgcgccctgcacttgagctggctgttgtcataagtgtaccgacaccgggctgcagcccaaacaggttaaactcACCTGTTCAGGTCTGAGTGAGTCTCGTTAATCCTGCCTCTAGGCTCTGGGATTTAAACTCACCTGTTCAGGTCTGAGTGAGTCTCATTAATCCTGTCTCTAGGCTCTGGGATTTAAACTCACCTGTTCAGGTCTGAGTGAGTCTCATTAATCCTGCCTCTAGGCTCTGGGATTTAAACTCACCTGTTCAGGTCTGAGTGAGTCTCATTAATCCTGTCTCTAGGCTCTGGGATTTAAACTCACCTGTTCAGGTCTGAGTGAGTCTCATTAATCCTGCCTCTAGGCTCTGGGATTTAAACTCACCTGTTCAGGTCTGAGTGAGTCGCAGTAATCCTGCCTCTAGGCTCTGGGATTTAAACTCACCTGGCTAACAGGATTGTGGTACGCAGCATTAAAACCCTGATTCACACAGATAACCTTAATTTTCAGCTTTTTTTCACGTTTGTTCTGAATAGCCAATAGCTACCAAGTTAACGAGACTTTTGTAATCGAGGCAATACTAGACTTGTCACAGACTCACCATGGACTCTTTGCGCAGGTCGCTGTAGATGTGAGCCACCTTATCCTGGTCCATCTGGTTGAGTTTGGGCCGGACTCTTTCCTTGGAGTACATGATGTATTTCCTCAGCAGCTCCTGGGGGATAGGAGGTACATCTGTGGTGTTGGGCAGAACCACCTCCTCCAAGCCAGCCATCCCAGCTTCCTTGTTGCTGGGGTGGTGCTTAATGTGGCTGCCCACCACGAAACGAGCCAGCATCTCATCCTGTtgtagtaaagagagagagaggttaaggtCTGATGAGAGATGTCGAGTTTTCAGGGTTTTTGTAGAGTATCAATTAAGCAACAGTAGTTATATTACAATCCAGTTTGTACCAAAATATATGAAAAAatgtatgaaggaagttagcatTCGGAAGCTATTTGATTTTGCATCTTTACCTGCACCGGGTCCACAGTATCTCTGACCACACACAGGACGTCAAAACGAGACACGATAGGCTCGGTCAGATCCACGTTCTCAGAGAAGGTCAGAGACGGGTCGTAGCGACCACCGATAGGGTTGGCAGCAGCGATGATGGTACAGCGTGCCTGGAGCGAGGTGACGATGCCGGCCTTGGAGATGGAGATGCTCTGTTGTTCCATGGCCTCGTGGATACTGGTCCTGTCTGCATCGTTCatctagagaggagagacatgttgagcactggGCCTGGTGGATACTGGTCCTGTCTGCATCGTTCatctagagaggagagacatgttgagcactggGCCTCGTGGATACTGGTCCTGTCTGCATCGTTCatctagagaggagagacatgttgagcactggGCCTGGTGGATACTGGTCCTGTCTGCATCGTTCATCTAGAGAACAgagacatgttgagcactggGCCTGGTGGATACTGGTCCTGTCTGCATCGTTCATCTAGAGAGGAGAGATTTTTTAAAGCCTCATACCGTTACCCACATCTTGAGTGGGGCCAAGAGTTTTACCTGGTCACGTCACATGTTCAGGGAAATCTCATGGCCTAAATTAGAAGTTACAGATCAGAAGACCCTCCCCCCGACCCTGCCCAGaagagaccccccccccacccctgcccagaagagacccccccccccccgcccagaAGAGACTCCAGGCCCTACTCTTGAGAAATGTGAATATCACAAGCTCCTCCCCCAAACAAAAACGGTTACTAAAGCATCAGCAGATGGGTATAGAATCCCCCTCACCTTATCAAACTCGTCGATGAGACAGACTCCTCTGTCCGCTAACACCAGGGCTCCAGCCTCCAGTGTCCACTCCCTGGTGACTGGGTGTCTCTGTACGTAGGCGGTCAGGCCCACAGCGGAGGCTCCCTGGCCTGTGGTGAACACCGCTCTGCTGGCCACCTTCTCCACGTACTTCAAGAACTGGGACTTGGCCGTACCGGGGTCACCGCACAGGAGCACGTTAAGGTCTCCACGTACCTTGTGTTTCCCACCTAGAAGAGAGCATGGTAAGAGCATGGATCAGTCAGTGGATGGTTTTAAATAGTGTTGTGTTATATTTCTTTGTCAGGTTGTGTAATCAAAACTCTGCTCCCAAATCCTACATTCCTTTCCCCCTGAAGTGTACACTTGTGCACTCCCCCAcagggataaaaaaataaaataaaatgtaagcATAGGAGTGGTGCACACTTCAGGGAAAAGGGTATAGAATTGGGACGTAGGAATAGCCTTGTCTATTGTCCACCAACCTGGATTCTTGGGCTCTCCACCAAACAGAGCCAGAGCCAGGCCTCTCTTGATGTCCTCGTGGCCGTAGATGGAGGGGCCGATACTGGCAAAGATctgcagagagacaggagacagaccagGGGATGAATAGGGTATATTAATGACACGAGGAACGACAACACGACTAGATAGGAGTTCCTAAAAGCCCTTCTAGCGACGTGTATTGACAAGCAACTTTTACTTCACACATTGAGCTGCAAGACAAAGCGCTTTGCCGGTACtttagttctgaaagtagcacccacgagccaaaagtggtcgcCGAAAATTACGTActctgtcatatatatatatatgcactaaaatatgtggacaccccttcaaattagtggatttggctatttcagccacaaccgttgctgacaggtttacaaaattgagcacacagccatgcaatctccatagacaagcaaTAGAATAgacttactgaagaactcagtgactttcaacgtggcaccgtcataggatgccacctttccaacaagtcagttcgtcaaatgtctgtcccgttagagctgccccggtcaactgtaagtgctgttattgtgaagtggagcaacaacggctcagccgcgaagtggtaggccacacaagctcacagaacaggactgccgagtgctgaagagcgtagtctgtcctcggttgcaacactcactaccgacttcaaaatgttaagttcatgttttaagtatccctatactcctgttattacggggctatcacgGAGTCAAGAGTGCGCATGCGCAGGAAGTCTAGTGGTTGTTAGACCTAGCCTTGAGTGTaatggctaccttgtagtgtgttcatatagtagagtaaactttgttaaactggaaccttgtcactgtgtcatttcgagttaacacCAAACGGCctgtggaagcaacgtcagcacaataactgttcgtcgggagcttcaggaaatgggtttccatggccgagcagctgcacacaagcctaagatcaccatgtgcaatgccaagcatcatctagagtagtgtaaagctcgccgccattggactctggagctgtggaaacgcgttctctggagtgatgaatcacgcttcacccacatcacaccagcagggtgtggctgaaatagccaaatccacaaatttgaatggGGTGTCCACATTCAcacaaaaatctctctctctccctctctctcagcagggtcCTCCTAACTCACCCTCTCCCCGATGCGCTCGTCCTTAGACAGCGCCACGATGGCCTTGACGTCCTCGTCAGTGAGCTCGGCCACGGCCACTTTGTTGTCTCTCCGAGCGATATGATTGGCCATGATGACGGTAGCGAACACGGGGAAGCCGTTGGCCATGTTCAGAGAGCCGTCATAGTTGTTGTTGTAGATGCCCGTCAATTCCTGGAGGGAAAAACGTTAGAATATTACTTTTattaaaaatattatttttaatattataatattaaataataatatattgaatattataataataatatattataataatatattgaatattataataataatatattataataatatattgaatattataataataatatatcataataatatattgaaaatat from Salvelinus alpinus chromosome 2, SLU_Salpinus.1, whole genome shotgun sequence carries:
- the LOC139553316 gene encoding DNA replication licensing factor mcm2-like, giving the protein MADSSESYHMATSPSHGSRRGDLTSSPGRDLPPFEDESEGLLGDGPLPGVEEEGDDGEELIGDAMERDYRAIPELDRYEEEGLDLDEELSELSPGARAAAEDAMRRRDREQGGRLRRGLLYDSEDEDERPARRRRLAERAADGSGVEGEDDEMIESIENLEDMKGHSVREWVVMAAPRLEIYHRFKNFLRTHVDENGHNVFKEKITDMCKENKESLVVNYEDLAAREHVLAYFLPEAPTEMLKIFDEAAKEVVLAMYPKYDRIAHEIHIRICNLPLVEELRSLRQLHLNQLIRTSGVVTCCTGVLPQLGMVKYNCNKCNFILGPFFQSQNQEVKPGSCPECQSFGPFDINMELTVYQNYQRITIQESPGKIAAGRLPRSKDAILLADLVDQCKPGDEIELTGIYNNNYDGSLNMANGFPVFATVIMANHIARRDNKVAVAELTDEDVKAIVALSKDERIGERIFASIGPSIYGHEDIKRGLALALFGGEPKNPGGKHKVRGDLNVLLCGDPGTAKSQFLKYVEKVASRAVFTTGQGASAVGLTAYVQRHPVTREWTLEAGALVLADRGVCLIDEFDKMNDADRTSIHEAMEQQSISISKAGIVTSLQARCTIIAAANPIGGRYDPSLTFSENVDLTEPIVSRFDVLCVVRDTVDPVQDEMLARFVVGSHIKHHPSNKEAGMAGLEEVVLPNTTDVPPIPQELLRKYIMYSKERVRPKLNQMDQDKVAHIYSDLRKESMATGSIPITVRHIESMIRMAEAHARMHLRDYVVEDDVNMAIRVMLESFIDTQKFSVMRSMRKTFARYLAFRRDNNELLLFILKQLVSEQVAYQRNRYGAQQDTIEIPEKDLVDKARQISIQNLSAFYDSDAFRSNKFSHDMKKKLILQQF